Genomic segment of Candidatus Binatia bacterium:
GACGGTAGTATCCGCTGGCTGGGTCTGGACTGGCAGACCGATCTCGCGCCGCGGCAGGAGCGGCAGTTTGCGCTGAGCTGGGACAAGCGGGTTGGGGCGGGGCGGGGTTCTGTGGGCGTGCGGCGGGTCCAGGTGCGCGATACGCCGCAGCGCGTCGAGGTCGATACCGGGGCGCTGCAGTTCAACGTGCCGAAGCAGACGGCTGGGTTCCTCGCCGACCTGCGTCTGACCGGACGCCCCGGCGTGGTGCCAACGGTCATTGGCTTCATGGACCTCGGGGGGGTGCGGCATGTGGCCCGGACGGCGGAATCGGTGGTGGTGACGGAGACGGGTCCGCTGCGAGTGCGCGTTGAAGTCCGAGGCGTATATGCCCCCGCGTTTCGTTATGTCGTTCGGATCGACGCGTATGCGGGCCAACCCTTCGCGCGGATTCTGCACACCTTCGAGCAACACGGGCCGGAACGGTACACGCCGCTCGGTCAGCTCGCCCTTGAATTCGGCTCGGTTACTGCGGGGGGGACGCCGTCGTACACGGTGGGTCGAGAGGACGGGGAGGCGTGGACGGGCGCGGTGCCGGATAGCGGGATCGTGATTGCGCAGGACGACAACGAGACGGGACGAGCCGCGGGGACCAGGTACGTCGGGCGTGCGGCGGGGTGGATAGACGTGCACGACGCGTCGGCCGGTGTGACCGTCGTCGGGCGTTACTTCTGGCAGGAGTACCCGCAGAGCTTCGCGGTGCGGGGGCGCGCGCTGACCTACAATCTCTGGGCGCCGGATGCGCCGCCGGGGATGATTGGCATGGGGGCTGCGAAGACACACGAGCTGGTCGTCCTGCTGCACGCGCGCGAGGCCCCGCCGCCGGCTGTGCTGGAGGCCGTCAGATCGCCGCTGGTCGCGCCGGTGGCGGGGAACTGGTTGGCGATAACCGGCGCGTTGCGCAATGCCGTGGTGCCGCAGGTGGCGTCCGAATTCCTGTCCCGGTTTGCCGCCGCGTACACACGCGTGGCGGCGCGTGCCGCAGTGGAACGGTGGGACGACGGCAACGCGGTGATCTGTGCCGACCCGGCACGTGAGCGGCCACGGCGCGGTTTCTATGGGATGTTGAACTGGGGGGACTGGAACTTCCCCGATTACCACGACTCGGTCAAAGGCTGCGACGCTTGGGGCAACCTCGAATACGACACCGCGCAGGTATTCGCCCTCGCCTACGCGGCGACCGGCGAGGCGCAGTACCGTGATGCCATGGTCGCGGCAGCTCGCCATTTCATGGATGTAGACCGCATCTACTTTCAGGACCGTCATCCGAACTGGGTGGGCATGAATCATCCGAAGAACCCTTTGCACTTCGCCTTCGAACTGGGCGGTGTCGATCTCGGTCACACGTGGAACGAGGGACTACTGTCCTACTTCACGCTCACCGGTGACGAGCGGGGACTGGCCGCTGCCCGCGGCATCGCCGATTACCTGACGACACGGGTTCGCCATGGGACAATCAGAGGAAATCCGCGGCAGTGGGGATGGCCGCAGGTGGCGCTCGTTGCGGCGTACGAGGCCACCGGCCACGTTCCGTACCGCGATGCGGCGTTGGCTTACGCACGCGGCGGAATGGCGGCGCACCCGCCGGGACCGATCTCGCACTGGAAGATCGGCATTCTCGCCGATGGGCTGAGTTACACGCACGCGGTGACGGGCGACCCCGACATCCTGGCGTGGTTGGAGAAGTACGCGAATGCCTGGAAGGCGCAACCGACACTGACCGATCCGCGTCTGCTCCCCGGGGCTGCCTATGTGGCCCGGCTCACCGGTGACGGTGCGATGCGTCGACGAATCCTGGAACGAGTTGCGGCGTTGCAGTTGGGGAACTGGGCAAAGCCTCTGACGATTGGCGGCCGCTCGGCCTTCAGGATACTGGCCCTCCTTGGCGCCGAAGCGTCGGCGTCGGGGCCCGCAGCGGATGCCGAGGCAACGGCGACCGTCCCGGCACCGGCACCGACGCCGTGGGCGCCTCCGTCGGGCCACTGGGAGGCCCCGACGCCCCCGGTGTGGGAGGCCACCGCGGCGGCGACCTGGCCGGTTCCGCAGCCGACGGCGACACCTGCCGAGGGGGCGAGCGGCGGCACGCCCAGTGCTCAGTAGCTCATGTGGTCGAGGCGGACCTTGCCGCGGAATACCCAGTAGATTCCCACCGTATATGCGGCAACCAGCGGTCCGCCGATGGCCGCGATGATAGTCATGGTGCGCAGAGTGCCCGGGGACGAGGCGGCGTTGTGCAGGGTTAAGCTCAGAACCGGATCAGTGGCGACGACGAGTCGCGGAAACATGCCGATACCGACGAGTGCCCAGAGGCCGAGGATGGTCAGGCACGAAGCGACGAATGCCGTTCCCGGCCGGCCGTGCCGGACTGCAAGGGGGATCCCGAGGACTGCCCCGAACGTGCCCAACGGCACAACGGCGAGCGGGGGACGCGCGGCAAACGGAGCGATCATGTGGGGCACGAACAACAGCGTCGCGAGTGTGGTGGTCGCGTAGAGCGTGACGAACGTCAGGATCGCCGGGCGAATCCACCGCGCGACAAGGGCCTGGGTGGCACCCTCGGTGCGCAGGGTGAGGTAAATCGTACCGTGCATCGTGAACAGGGCAACCGTCGTTGCGCCGACGATCAGAGAGTACGGGTTCAGCAAGTCGAAGAAGCTGCCGGTGTAGTCGCCGGCGACGTCGAGCGGGATGCCGGCGATGACGTTGCCGAGAGCGACACCCATGAGCAGCGCTGCCGTCGTGCTGGCGACCGAGAAGCTGACGTCCCAGGTCTGCCGCCAGGTCCTTCCGGGTTCCTTGCTGCGGAACTCGATTGCGACGGCGCGGAAGATGAGTGCGAACAGCAGCAGGATGAGCGCCAGGTAGAAACCCGAAAAGACGGTCGCGTAGACCGGCGGAAACGCCGCAAATAGCGCCCCGCCAGCGACGACCAGCCAGACCTCGTTGCCATCCCACACCGGGCCGATGGCGTTGAGAAAGATGCGCCGCTGCTCGTCCGTGCGCCCGAGAAGGTGCAGGGTCCCGACGCCGAGATCGAAGCCGTCGAGCACCGCGTACCCGGCGAAGAGAAGCCCGACCAGCAGGTACCAGAGCAGAGGTAGAGCACTCACGTCCATGCGCGGCGTCCGGTGACGACAAGGTCCTCCGGCAACGGCCCGTGCCGGATCTTCTTGTCGAGCAGATAGATGAACAGGACGAACAGCAGTAGATAGATGATCGTGAAGAGCACGACCGAGATCCATACCTCGGCGGCGGAGACTCGGGGGGAAACGCCGTGCGCGGTGCGCATGACTCCATAGACGATCCACGGTTGGCGGCCGAACTCCGCGACCATCCAGCCGAGCTGGTTGGCGAGTTGCGGCGCGACGACGGCAGGGACGAAGAGCCGCAGCAGCCAGCGGGTCGAGAACAACGTGCCACGCCAGAGAAGGAAAAGGGCGGTGAGCGCCAGCGCGAGCAGGACAAACCCCAGCGCGACCATGAGGTGAAAGGCCTGGAAGACGCGCTGCACCGGCGGCCAGTCCTCCCGTGGAATCGCATCGAGGCCGACGATTGGCGCCGTCGCGTCGAAATGGACCAGCCAGCTAAGCATGCCGGGGATCTCCGGCCCGTGAACCCGCCGCGCTTCCGTGTCGACCCACCCGAACAGATGGAGTCCGGCGGGGGCGCTGGTCGGGAACACGCCTTCCATGGCGGCGAGCTTGGGCGGCTGCGTGGTGGCGAGGGTGCGGGCGCTGGAGTCGCCGGTGAGTGCCGAGGCGATCGTGGCGACGACCGCGACTGCGAGGCCGATTCGGAACGAGGCTTTGGCGAACTCCAGGTGGCGGCCCTTGAGGATGTACCAGGCGCTGATCGAGAGCACGAGGAAGGCGCCGGCTTGCCAGGCACCTGCCAACGTGTGGCTCAACCTGTCCAGCGTCGAGGGGTTGAAGACCACCTGCCAGAAGTCAGTGGTTTCGGCTCTTGCGGCGAGTCCCTCGCCCACGATGCGGAACCCCGCCGGGGTCTGCATCCAGGAGTTGGCGACGATGATCCAGACGGCGCTGAAATGGGCGCCGAGACACACCATCACGGTAGCGAGGAAATGGGTCCGCGGGCGCACGCGCTCCCAGCCGAACAGGAGCAGTGCAAGGAATCCGGACTCGAGGAAGAAGGCGAAGATGCCTTCGGCGGCGAGGGCGCTGCCGAAGACGTCACCCACGAACCGCGAGTAAGCCGCCCAGTTGGTTCCGAACTGGAACTCCATGACGATGCCGGTGGCGACGCCGATCGCGAAGGTCAGGCCGAACACCCGCACCCAGAACCGCGTCACCTGCTGGTAAAGGGCCTCGCCGGAACGCAGGTAAAGGGCCTCCATGATGACCAGGCAGAGACCGAGGCCGATCGAGAACGGCGGGTAAATGTAGTGGAACGCAATGGTGAGTCCGAACTGCAACCGCGAGAGATCGACCGCATCCACGTCAGTTCGCTTCCTGCGCTCCGGAACCCGGCGCGCGCCGAAGTCGATGTCAGGGGCTCCCGTATCTCAGCGGGCGGAATTTGCAACGCCGAAATCTGCCGCCGGCGTGAGCGCGGGCTCCGGGTAGGGGCGGCCGGCCCCCCTCTCGCATGGCTGCCGAAGCCCCGGTAACGTCGGAAATGACAGGGAGGAACGGAGCATGCGGATCGAGAGATGGCGGCGCGCGGTGCCGGATTCGGCCGCGCCGTTGCCGGGACGTTCCGAGCGCATGGCGGTGCCGGCCCGACACTTCGTAAACGGGGCGCCGCTGGAGCCCCCGTTCCCAGTGGGGATGGCGCGGGCGGTTTTCGGTATGGGGTGCTTCTGGGGTGCGGAGCGCAAGTTCTGGCAGATCGAGGGCGTGTACAGTACCGCGGTGGGCTACGCCGGCGGACACACGCCGAACCCGACCTATCGCGATGTGTGCGGCGAGCGCACCGGTCATGCCGAAGTTGTCCTGGTGGTGTACGACCCGGCCGCGGTGAGTTACGAGCGGTTGCTGCAGGTATTCTGGGAGAACCACGATCCGACCCAGGGGATGCGTCAGGGTAACGATGTCGGCACGCAGTACCGCTCGGTGGCGTACTGCTACGACGAAGCGCAACGCCGGGCCGCGGAGACCTCGTGCGAGAACTACCGGGAACGCCTCACGGCGGCCGGTTACGGACCGATCACCACCGAGATTCGCGAGGCGCCGGAGTTCTATTACGCCGAGGATCATCACCAGCAGTATCTCGCTAAGAACCCCGGGGGCTACTGCGGTCTCGGCGGGACCGGGGTCGCCTGCCCGTCAGGCGCGACGCTAGGCGGCGGTTCCGCGGTCACATCACCACGGTAAAGCCTGCGAACAGCGCCAGGGAATTGTACTTGGTGTCCGGGGCGGGAGTGCTGTCGTACTCGTTGAGCAGCGTGAACTTGATGGCGAACGGGTCCCAGAAGGGGATGAGCAGCGAAGCGTCGGTGCGAAGCAGGTAGTTGTCCGCCCACTCGCCGAATGCCGGCAGATAGTCGGTTCTGAACTTGAACCTCGCGTCCCGTGGCAGCTCCTTGTAGGCCTCTACGCCAAAGACGGCGGTGGGGTAGTCGTTGGTGCTGCCCCCGAAGTAGCGTTCGTAGAGATAACCGGCACCGGCTTCGAATTGGAGGTAGGCGGTCTTGGTGTTGTAGACCTTGTACCCCAGGCCGGCACGAGGCGCGGTGCGGATGCTCAACTTCTGAATCGCGTCGTAGAGGGCGTCGGCGGCCGTGAAGCCGAAGAAGTTGTCGGTGAAGGAATAATCGCCGCGGATAATGCCGCGAACATCGTTCTGAGTCGTCGTTTGCGACTTGTCTTGCGGCTTCTGGGTGCCGTAGCGGGTGCTGGCGCCCAGGCCGAGCTTGAAGGGGCCTTTGGTTCGGGTTGCCCCCAGCCCGACGAGGATCTGCGAGGTGTTGATCGTGGCCGCCGTGTAGCTGAAGCCGATGTCGAAGTTGCCGGTCCAGAAGCGCAGTCGCTGGCGCAGGCGCACCATCATCGAGTCGTCGTACCTCTTCTGGGTGACGGACCAGGCGATCGAGTCGACGGGGACCTGGGTGTCGCCCATCAGGAGCTTGCCGTCACTGTACCCCGAGATCGGCGCGACGGTGGTGGCGTCCTCCCCGTGCAGCACGTGCATCGGCGCGTCGGTCTTGAGGTTCTGAATATCGCTGTACTCGATGGTAATGTCTCCCTTGCCGTAGTCGGGGGTGAACGCGACGCCGGTCGACGTGACATCGGAGATGGTACCGCGGAGAAGATCTCCCTTGGCCGTGATCTCGTCAGCCGCG
This window contains:
- the cydB gene encoding cytochrome d ubiquinol oxidase subunit II translates to MDVSALPLLWYLLVGLLFAGYAVLDGFDLGVGTLHLLGRTDEQRRIFLNAIGPVWDGNEVWLVVAGGALFAAFPPVYATVFSGFYLALILLLFALIFRAVAIEFRSKEPGRTWRQTWDVSFSVASTTAALLMGVALGNVIAGIPLDVAGDYTGSFFDLLNPYSLIVGATTVALFTMHGTIYLTLRTEGATQALVARWIRPAILTFVTLYATTTLATLLFVPHMIAPFAARPPLAVVPLGTFGAVLGIPLAVRHGRPGTAFVASCLTILGLWALVGIGMFPRLVVATDPVLSLTLHNAASSPGTLRTMTIIAAIGGPLVAAYTVGIYWVFRGKVRLDHMSY
- a CDS encoding cytochrome ubiquinol oxidase subunit I codes for the protein MDAVDLSRLQFGLTIAFHYIYPPFSIGLGLCLVIMEALYLRSGEALYQQVTRFWVRVFGLTFAIGVATGIVMEFQFGTNWAAYSRFVGDVFGSALAAEGIFAFFLESGFLALLLFGWERVRPRTHFLATVMVCLGAHFSAVWIIVANSWMQTPAGFRIVGEGLAARAETTDFWQVVFNPSTLDRLSHTLAGAWQAGAFLVLSISAWYILKGRHLEFAKASFRIGLAVAVVATIASALTGDSSARTLATTQPPKLAAMEGVFPTSAPAGLHLFGWVDTEARRVHGPEIPGMLSWLVHFDATAPIVGLDAIPREDWPPVQRVFQAFHLMVALGFVLLALALTALFLLWRGTLFSTRWLLRLFVPAVVAPQLANQLGWMVAEFGRQPWIVYGVMRTAHGVSPRVSAAEVWISVVLFTIIYLLLFVLFIYLLDKKIRHGPLPEDLVVTGRRAWT
- the msrA gene encoding peptide-methionine (S)-S-oxide reductase MsrA — protein: MRIERWRRAVPDSAAPLPGRSERMAVPARHFVNGAPLEPPFPVGMARAVFGMGCFWGAERKFWQIEGVYSTAVGYAGGHTPNPTYRDVCGERTGHAEVVLVVYDPAAVSYERLLQVFWENHDPTQGMRQGNDVGTQYRSVAYCYDEAQRRAAETSCENYRERLTAAGYGPITTEIREAPEFYYAEDHHQQYLAKNPGGYCGLGGTGVACPSGATLGGGSAVTSPR
- a CDS encoding DUF481 domain-containing protein; this encodes MQGNPRWVVMSRQKPLSLAIAICALVAGTAAADEITAKGDLLRGTISDVTSTGVAFTPDYGKGDITIEYSDIQNLKTDAPMHVLHGEDATTVAPISGYSDGKLLMGDTQVPVDSIAWSVTQKRYDDSMMVRLRQRLRFWTGNFDIGFSYTAATINTSQILVGLGATRTKGPFKLGLGASTRYGTQKPQDKSQTTTQNDVRGIIRGDYSFTDNFFGFTAADALYDAIQKLSIRTAPRAGLGYKVYNTKTAYLQFEAGAGYLYERYFGGSTNDYPTAVFGVEAYKELPRDARFKFRTDYLPAFGEWADNYLLRTDASLLIPFWDPFAIKFTLLNEYDSTPAPDTKYNSLALFAGFTVVM